The sequence below is a genomic window from Nocardia fluminea.
GCTGCTCAGCAAGATCCTGCCGTACCTGGCGATCGTGGCCGGTGCCGCGTTCATCCTGCTGATCCTGGTGTTCCGCTCGATCCTGGTCCCGCTCACCGCGGCGCTCGGCTTCCTGCTGTCGATGGGCGCCACCTTCGGCGCGACGGTGCTGATCTTCCAGCAGGGCAAGTTCGGCCTGATCGAGGATCCGCAACCGCTGGTCAGCTTCCTGCCGATCATGTTGATCGGCTTGGTCTTCGGCTTGGCCATGGACTATCAGGTGTTCCTGGTGACCCGCATGCGCGAGGAATTCGTGCACGGCAAGTCGCCCAAGGACGCGATGGTCGCCGGTTATCACCACGGTGCCCGCGTGGTGACCTCGGCCGCGATCATCATGATCTCGGTGTTCGGCTCCTTCATCCTGGAGACCGACGTCACCGCCAAGTCGTTCGGTTTCGCGCTGGCCGCCGGTGTGGCGATCGACGCGTTCATCGTTCGCATGATCGTCGTGCCCGCGCTGCTGGTGATCATGGGCAAGTGGGCGTGGTGGATGCCGAAGTGGCTCGACCGTGTCGTGCCCGATATCGACGTCGAGGGCGCGAAGCTCGAGCAGCTGCGTACCGAGAACGTCGAAACGGTGAAGCACCCGGTTTCGGTCGGCTGACCCGTCACTGAATCGAACGGCCCCGCAATCCGCTCCTGGATTGCGGGGCCGCTTGTTTTCGGTCTCCGCGCTGGAGGCGGTGCTTGATATCGCGGTTGCCGGGCAGCAGACTCAGGGCTAGTTCGACCCGGCTATACCTCCGATCCGCGCTCTGCACCGATCCACGAGGAGAAGAACCGTGTCTGTCTATCTCTACCGGTGGGGCAAGCTGGCCTTCCGCCGCAAATGGATTGTGCTGCCCGTCTGGTTGCTGTTCTTCATGGTGCTCGCGGGGCTTGGATCCTCGTTGCAGAAGCCGATGACCGATGACTTCAGCATGCCGAACCTGCCCTCGGAACGGGCCACCGAAATCCTCGACAAGCACTTCCCCGGCATGTCGGAGGCTTTCGCCTTCGACGCCGTGACCGGCACCTATGTGGTGGGCGCGCCCCCGGGCCAGAAACTCACCGACCCGGCCAACCGGGCCGCGATCGACGAGCTGATCGGCAAGCTCGAGCAACTCGACATCGTCGACCATGCCGAGCCGATCGTGAATCCGATCACCGCTACCGAGGAAATGGGTTGCCTCACCGGGCAACCCGACCCGTCGACATGTAGCGGCGCCCCGCTGAACGTACTGAACAAGACCGCGCCCGACACCGTCGCGTTCTTCAGCGTCCCGTTCACGATCACCGACTTCGCCGACATCACCGCCGAGCAACGCGAGGCCGCCTACAACGCGGGCGACACCGCCCGCGCGGCCGGGCTGACGGTCGAGATCAGCGGCACCATCGCGATGGAACAGGAGATGCCGAGCGGCAAGTCCGAGATGATCGGTATGGCTGTGGCATTGGTGGTGATGATCGTGGCATTCGGCGCGATCGTCGCCGCGTTCGTGCCGATCATCACCGCGATCGTCGGACTCGGCGCGGCGACTTCGCTGATCTTCCTGTCGACGTCGGTGGTGTCGGTGCCGAGCTTCACCACGTTCCTCGCCTCGATGATCGGCATCGCGCTCTCGATCGACTACGCGCTGTTCATCGTCTCGCGCTACAAACATGAGCTGGCGGTGCAGGATTCCGCCGAGGAAGCGGTCGGCTCGGCGTTGGGGACCGCGGGTTCGGCGGTGGTGTTCGCCGGGCTCACCGTCATCATCGCGCTGGTCGGGTTGAGCATCGTGGGGGTCAGATTCCTGACGTTCATGGGTCTGGGTGGCGCCATCGCCGCCGCGTTCGCCGTGCTCACCGCCATCACGCTGATGCCGGCGCTGCTCGGCGCGTTCGGCAAGGCGCTGTTCAAGCCGAAGCTGCCGGTGATCGCCCAGAACGATCCCGAGGACGACAGTGTCGTCACCAACGGCACCCGCGTCGCCAGGGTGATCGCCAAGTTCCCCGCGGTGACGATGATCCTGGCCATCGTGGTGCTCGGTCTGCTCGCCGCACCGGCGCTGAACCTGAACCTCGGCCTGCCCGGCGAGGACAGCCTGCCCAAGTCGACCACCGTCCGCAAGGCCTACGACCTGCGCACCGAAGGTTTCGGCGAGGGCAGCAACGGTGTACTCCAGGTGGCCGTCGACCTCAGCGAAACGCCCGTCGACCAGCGTCCGGCGGCATTGAATGCCTTGCGCGTCAAGCTGCAGTCCTACCCCGACATGGATCTGGTCACCGAGCCGCAGATGAGCAAGGACGGGGCGGGCGCGCTGATCAACGGCATCCCCAAGACCGGACCCAACGCACAGTCGACGAAGGATCTCGTGCAGTCGGCGCGCGCTGCGGAATCCGATCTGCACGAGCAATACGACATGTCGTACGGCATCACCGGAACCACCGCCATCTACGCCGATATCGACCATGTGCTGCTGAGCAAGATCGTCCCGTACATGGCGATCGTGGCAGGCGCGGCCTTCATCCTGCTGATCCTGGTGTTCCGCTCGATCCTGGTGCCGCTCACCGCCGCGCTCGGCTTCCTGCTGTCGATGGCGGCCACCTTCGGCGCGACTGTGCTGATCTTCCAGGAGGGCGAGCTCGGGCTGATCAAGGATCCGCATCCACTGGTCAGCTTCCTACCGATCATGTTGATCGGCTTGGTCTTCGGCTTGGCGATGGACTACCAGGTGTTCCTGGTGACCCGCATGCGCGAGGAATACGTCCATGGCGCCGATCCCACCGACGCCGTGATCAAGGGCTATCACCACGGTGCGCGGGTGGTGACCTCGGCGGCGATCATCATGATCTCGGTGTTCGGTTCGTTCCTGCTCGAATCCGACGTCACTGCCAAGTCGATGGGCTTCGCGCTGGCGGCGGGCGTGGCCTTGGACGCGTTCGTCGTCCGGATGGTGCTCATTCCCGCTTTGCTTGTGCTGCTGGGCAAGTGGGCGTGGTGGATGCCGCAGTGGCTGGACCGGATCGTGCCCGATATCGACGTCGAAGGCTCGCGGCTGCGCGAGATCCAGGCCGATCAGCGCGAGGTCGCGCCGGTACCGTAAGGCTGAGCATCGATGGCCGGGGAACTCTGGTTCCCCGGCCATTTCGCTACTGACTCGGTTGCGGCACTTGGCATTCGGTGACACGCGGATTGAGTCCGATGTAGTTCGCCGGCCCCGCCGCGGCCGTGACCGCGATGGTCGCCCAGTCCGAACATTGCTTGGGCAGGTGAGCGAAGTGATGCCGCTGACCAGCGGCGAGCAGCCCGACGGCAACCCAGCCGAGCACGACGAGAACCAGAAGCTTTCCCCCGAGCCCCATCCCGGACTTCGCGGGTGGCGGCTGTCGCCCGCGCATAAACATCGT
It includes:
- a CDS encoding MMPL family transporter, with amino-acid sequence MSVYLYRWGKLAFRRKWIVLPVWLLFFMVLAGLGSSLQKPMTDDFSMPNLPSERATEILDKHFPGMSEAFAFDAVTGTYVVGAPPGQKLTDPANRAAIDELIGKLEQLDIVDHAEPIVNPITATEEMGCLTGQPDPSTCSGAPLNVLNKTAPDTVAFFSVPFTITDFADITAEQREAAYNAGDTARAAGLTVEISGTIAMEQEMPSGKSEMIGMAVALVVMIVAFGAIVAAFVPIITAIVGLGAATSLIFLSTSVVSVPSFTTFLASMIGIALSIDYALFIVSRYKHELAVQDSAEEAVGSALGTAGSAVVFAGLTVIIALVGLSIVGVRFLTFMGLGGAIAAAFAVLTAITLMPALLGAFGKALFKPKLPVIAQNDPEDDSVVTNGTRVARVIAKFPAVTMILAIVVLGLLAAPALNLNLGLPGEDSLPKSTTVRKAYDLRTEGFGEGSNGVLQVAVDLSETPVDQRPAALNALRVKLQSYPDMDLVTEPQMSKDGAGALINGIPKTGPNAQSTKDLVQSARAAESDLHEQYDMSYGITGTTAIYADIDHVLLSKIVPYMAIVAGAAFILLILVFRSILVPLTAALGFLLSMAATFGATVLIFQEGELGLIKDPHPLVSFLPIMLIGLVFGLAMDYQVFLVTRMREEYVHGADPTDAVIKGYHHGARVVTSAAIIMISVFGSFLLESDVTAKSMGFALAAGVALDAFVVRMVLIPALLVLLGKWAWWMPQWLDRIVPDIDVEGSRLREIQADQREVAPVP